One stretch of Rhinolophus ferrumequinum isolate MPI-CBG mRhiFer1 chromosome 5, mRhiFer1_v1.p, whole genome shotgun sequence DNA includes these proteins:
- the GPRIN3 gene encoding G protein-regulated inducer of neurite outgrowth 3, whose amino-acid sequence MGTVPDPLRSAKTSLSTASGKEEDLGEALAASLRPPPALLCKNTNGLSGVLAEPDLSSSAAAEALMQACEHETTQPDMSSPGAVNEVEIASPTLNSPGETQLPGSNKPTAPAPCSAAGKDIIHTAFTMPASQHTHQAISGDQPNASPSSGSQDVLVKSQTSSDGGQPETSSCPVGGTWSSSKDQVPCDFPSQETIQGMVQTANTAARVFSHASSPVIGPTRERQGDVCDSQARSCESPTREDGCSGNKQPSVSTSHTQAMTSMTPQTSHLTSKGSTFPPDAEKVLLPAQHQVSRFKEASTMTNQAEDEIKAVPNRTQRDAEVQAVASVQSRSVSTSPSILSAFVKETPAPERFEQGEQLRVICHGSGSHTVELSDNTLPPQESRQCPGTMAEVHIQAIAAVSAAFQGDQLVSLPGEVLKTSSVNAAPSDAQERCKDDGRSAGMTPVTAEHSSKQLSGTNTSSLKASPIDQISISVGSQDETRHGLGKLETKPSELALKTTNGHKIDPDCKLTDSCGPVSKADQSGSLDPSNKGDVREMKSASSQIVKEQESKGTDILDARAGAEAKTLLLNPTSQASGGTGSAANLVPSPIRNNQESTIEENRQTKTATSLSLPSDSMGDSSPSSGKRTPSRSVKASPRRASRVSEFLKEQKLNVTAAAAQVGLTPGEKKKQLGADSKLQLKQSKRVRDVVWDEQGMTWEVYGASLDPESLGVAIQNHLQRQIREHEKLIKAQNSQTRRSISSDTSSNKKLKGRQHSVFQSMLQNFRRPNCCVRPAPSSVLD is encoded by the coding sequence ATGGGGACTGTACCTGACCCTCTGAGATCGGCTAAAACATCCCTGAGCACAGCTTCTGGAAAGGAAGAGGATCTGGGAGAGGCGCTGGCTGCCTCACTTCGCCCTCCACCAGCCCTGCTGTGTAAGAACACCAATGGCCTTTCCGGTGTGCTTGCAGAACCAGACCTCAGCTCCAGTGCAGCTGCTGAGGCCCTGATGCAGGCTTGTGAACATGAGACCACCCAGCCAGACATGTCTTCTCCTGGTGCCGTCAATGAGGTAGAGATAGCGTCTCCCACACTCAACTCTCCTGGCGAAACCCAGCTGCCAGGAAGCAACAAGCCCACAGCACCAGCCCCGTGTTCTGCAGCAGGAAAGGATATTATACACACAGCATTTACCATGCCAGCCAGTCAACACACCCACCAGGCCATCTCAGGGGACCAGCCCAATGCCAGCCCCTCATCAGGATCTCAAGATGTCCTGGTGAAATCACAGACGTCCTCAGACGGAGGGCAACCGGAGACATCAAGTTGTCCTGTGGGAGGCACTTGGAGCAGCAGCAAAGATCAAGTGCCCTGTGATTTTCCTTCTCAAGAAACAATCCAGGGAATGGTGCAAACTGCAAATACAGCAGCCAGGGTGTTCAGTCATGCCTCCTCTCCTGTAATAGGCCCTacaagggaaaggcagggagatGTTTGCGACTCCCAGGCGAGGTCCTGTGAATCTCCCACAAGAGAAGATGGATGTTCAGGGAACAAACAGCCCTCTGTCTCCACCTCACACACCCAGGCCATGACTTCTATGACACCTCAAACATCCCACCTCACCAGCAAAGGTTCGACGTTTCCTCCAGATGCAGAAAAGGTGCTGCTACCAGCACAGCATCAGGTGTCAAGGTTCAAAGAAGCAAGTACAATGACCAACCAAGCTGAAGATGAGATCAAGGCAGTTCCCAACAGGACACAGCGAGATGCTGAGGTGCAGGCAGTGGCGAGTGTCCAGAGCAGATCAGTCTCCACCAGCCCCAGCATCCTCTCTGCATTCGTGAAGGAAACCCCTGCCCCTGAGCGTTTTGAACAAGGAGAGCAGCTGCGTGTCATTTGCCATGGCAGCGGGAGCCACACAGTGGAGCTGTCAGACAACACCCTACCCCCCCAGGAGTCGAGGCAGTGCCCTGGCACCATGGCAGAGGTGCACATCCAGGCAATTGCAGCTGTTTCTGCAGCTTTCCAAGGGGATCAGTTGGTGAGCCTACCAGGTGAGGTCCTCAAAACCTCATCAGTCAATGCGGCACCCAGTGATGCTCAGGAAAGATGTAAAGACGATGGAAGGTCGGCAGGAATGACCCCAGTGACGGCGGAGCATAGCTCTAAACAGCTTTCTGGTACTAATACTAGCTCCCTGAAAGCTAGTCCCATCGACCAGATTTCTATCAGTGTAGGAAGTCAAGATGAAACAAGACACGGATTGGGGAAACTTGAAACTAAGCCGTCTGAGCTTGCGTTGAAAACCACAAATGGCCACAAAATAGACCCAGATTGCAAACTCACTGACTCTTGTGGCCCTGTCAGCAAAGCTGACCAATCTGGGAGCTTGGATCCCTCTAATAAAGGAGATGTAAGAGAAATGAAGTCTGCATCTTCTCAGATTGTAAAAGAACAAGAATCTAAGGGCACCGATATCCTCGATGCAAGGGCAGGGGCTGAGGCCAAAACGCTACTGCTCAATCCTACATCTCAAGCAAGTGGAGGCACAGGATCAGCTGCCAATCTCGTACCTTCCCCAATTAGAAATAACCAGGAGAGCACCATAGAAGAAAATAGACAGACCAAGACAGCCACCAGCCTGAGCCTGCCATCTGATTCCATGGGTGACTCCAGTCCTAGTTCAGGAAAGAGGACCCCTTCTCGCTCGGTCAAAGCCAGTCCGCGCCGGGCCAGCCGGGTCAGCGAGTTCCTCAAGGAGCAAAAGTTAAATGTGACAGCGGCCGCCGCTCAGGTGGGGCTCActccaggagagaagaaaaagcagcTTGGCGCTGACTCCAAGCTGCAGTTGAAACAATCCAAGCGAGTCAGGGACGTCGTGTGGGATGAACAGGGCATGACCTGGGAAGTGTACGGCGCTTCCCTGGACCCGGAGTCCCTGGGCGTCGCGATCCAGAACCATTTACAGAGACAAATCCGGGAACATGAGAAATTAATCAAAGCGCAAAACAGCCAGACCCGGAGATCCATTTCCTCAGATACTTCCTCAAATAAAAAGCTCAAAGGAAGGCAGCACAGTGTGTTCCAGTCCATGCTGCAGAACTTTCGACGCCCCAACTGCTGTGTTCGTCCTGCCCCGTCCTCTGTGTTAGACTGA